The bacterium genomic interval CAATTTCTTCTGAAATTCTCTCCAAATCCTTTTTTCTGCTTTCAATGTGCATTTTTATCTTTTTTTATTCTACTTCTCTTCTTCTATCTTTCTTTAATTTCCCATTTTGCAGGACTCTAACTTCCACGTATGTTCGTGGCACACAATCATCTGGGAAACGATCTAGATTCCTGCTTATAGCCTTATTTAAATTTCCTGTTGTTACTTCATAAAGCAAAGCTAAATCCCTATCCAACATTACTTTCTTTCCTCTAATCAAGAATATCTTTTTCTCAATTCTCTCTTGTAAAACTAAAACCGAATTTACCGCATCCTTCTTATTTCCCATAATGCTCTCACCTTCTTTACTCATCATTTTTACGTTTATTATATTTATACTTAAAAATTAAAGCATTGAAAATTGATTAATAATTAATAATTTAAAATTAGAAATTTTCTGTTCATAGTGTTTTAAAAATAATGCTGACATTTAGATATTCCTCTTTCCATTCTGAGGGAAGAGCAGGTAGAGTTCCTACTAACTTTATAGCATTTAGTGCTGAATTATCAAGCAATTTCATACCAGAAGAATGCTTTACCTTCACATTGTCTATAGTGCCATTTTTATTAAGTGTAAAGCAAACTGTAACATATGTCCCCTCTTTTGGTATTATATATTCACTCGGCGGCACCCATGCATTTGACAACTTAGTTTTTATTACAGTTAAATACCATAGATAAGGAAATCTACCGGCGCTGATATGCACGTCTTCTTTGCTTACAGACTGTAGGGATTTTGCTGTCTTCTCTTTTTTAATGGGAATATGTTCTGCTGAATCAGATTTATCCATAGTTTTAAGTTTTGTAAGTATCTTTGTCCTTAGTTTGCGTGTGTCTGGTGTTTTTTTCGGCTTTTGAGTGGTTTTAAGGGGCGAAGATCTCTTTAAAGTTTTAACTGATTTTTCAACCTGTTCTATATCCGGAGTTAATTGAACGAATTGCGGAACTTCAAGCTTTGATGTCTTGTGTTTCACAATTGCAATAAGAACTATTAATAAAATGATGCTTATGTGAACGCTTAGAGATATCAATAACGCTTTCGTATTCAGCGTGTTAGGTTTATCGTAAATATTCACAGAACTCCGTCATATTAACAAATCCGAAACAAATTTAAAGGCTGAATTCTTAATTTTTAATTAATAATTTAAAATTCAAAATTAGAAATTGTTCTTAACGGCGTATATCGCGAACTCTGGTTGGAAGACCAACTCTTGAGACGCCCGACTCTCTGACTATATCAAGAACTTTAATTACTTCACCATAGTTAACGGATTTATCAGCTTTGATTATTACAGATGTATTTTGAGTTGATTCAACAATTATTTTAAGCCGTTTTCTTAAGGATTCATAAGTTACCTTGGCATTATCCAGATACAGACTGCCATACCTTGATATACTGATTGTAACAGCATCCTTTGAAACATTCATCCTTTCAGATGATGCTTGTGGAAGTTGAACATTGATTCCATGAAGCATAATTGGAGTAACCAGAATAAAAACAATTAAAAGAACCATTGTAATATCAACAAGACTTGTAATATTTATCTGGCTGATCGGAGTGTATGAATACAATCTGCTTTTCATAGGTTTTGTGTCCTAACTAATTTCCTTTCTGCAAGAGAAAGAAACTCTCCTACAAAATTATCTGTCTCTATTGATAGCACTCTCAGCTGGTTTGAGAAGAAATTGTATGCAACCAGAGCAGGGATTGCTACTACCAGCCCTGCTACAGTTGTTATCAGCGCCTCAGCAACTCCTGGAGCAACAGTTCCAATACTTGCAGTTCCCTGCAAACTGACCTGCAGGAAGACGTTAAGTATACCCCATACTGTGCCTAACAATCCTATAAAAGGACTGACTCCTGCAGTCGTTGCAAGAAATCCTAAAAATCTCTCGAGCTTGAAGAATGAATCACTAACTGAACTTAACAGTGTCTTCTCTATGTATTTT includes:
- a CDS encoding TonB family protein, which encodes MNIYDKPNTLNTKALLISLSVHISIILLIVLIAIVKHKTSKLEVPQFVQLTPDIEQVEKSVKTLKRSSPLKTTQKPKKTPDTRKLRTKILTKLKTMDKSDSAEHIPIKKEKTAKSLQSVSKEDVHISAGRFPYLWYLTVIKTKLSNAWVPPSEYIIPKEGTYVTVCFTLNKNGTIDNVKVKHSSGMKLLDNSALNAIKLVGTLPALPSEWKEEYLNVSIIFKTL
- a CDS encoding MotA/TolQ/ExbB proton channel family protein; this encodes MNSSLILSFQHSGWVGRIIVLSLFAISVLAWYVIIIKFGAIRKAERASKQFLRIFRNSSSENVFNLYSKGGEEYKSSPIFQVYKQGCGKVNSIGENITASDLKYIEKTLLSSVSDSFFKLERFLGFLATTAGVSPFIGLLGTVWGILNVFLQVSLQGTASIGTVAPGVAEALITTVAGLVVAIPALVAYNFFSNQLRVLSIETDNFVGEFLSLAERKLVRTQNL
- a CDS encoding biopolymer transporter ExbD, with protein sequence MKSRLYSYTPISQINITSLVDITMVLLIVFILVTPIMLHGINVQLPQASSERMNVSKDAVTISISRYGSLYLDNAKVTYESLRKRLKIIVESTQNTSVIIKADKSVNYGEVIKVLDIVRESGVSRVGLPTRVRDIRR
- a CDS encoding ORF6N domain-containing protein, which produces MGNKKDAVNSVLVLQERIEKKIFLIRGKKVMLDRDLALLYEVTTGNLNKAISRNLDRFPDDCVPRTYVEVRVLQNGKLKKDRRREVE